In a genomic window of Desulfatiglans sp.:
- a CDS encoding glycosyltransferase — MKFSIIIPAYNEEKHLPGCLESIAMLNYSKDEYEIILVDNGSSDRTIKIAESYGAIILIDNSKTVSGLRNLGASTAKGEILAFVDADCIVDKDWLKQAEIYSRDDAVRAWGSPPVIPENASWVQEAWYLVRQKVEEVQEVDWLESMNLFVQKEIFFSINGFNEKLVTCEDVDFCYRLKEYGSIISDKKIKVVHLGEAETVREFFKKEIWRGRSNLAGILSHGFSLNEMTSLSIPFYFGLFLPVTLVIFIFNFDHSWLWIWVVIYLLPTIALLLKLRKKKITFKNLGRLLFLVQVYFFSRTVAVLKKT; from the coding sequence ATGAAATTTTCGATTATTATTCCCGCATATAACGAAGAGAAACACCTTCCCGGCTGTCTTGAATCAATAGCCATGCTAAATTACTCAAAAGATGAGTATGAAATTATACTCGTAGACAACGGATCTTCAGATCGCACAATAAAAATAGCTGAATCATACGGGGCCATTATTTTAATAGATAATTCAAAAACTGTTTCCGGTTTAAGAAATCTTGGAGCATCTACTGCGAAGGGAGAAATCCTGGCATTTGTTGATGCTGACTGCATAGTAGATAAAGACTGGCTTAAACAGGCTGAGATATATTCAAGAGATGATGCAGTTCGTGCCTGGGGGTCTCCTCCTGTTATACCTGAGAATGCAAGCTGGGTGCAGGAGGCATGGTATCTTGTCAGACAAAAAGTGGAAGAGGTACAGGAGGTGGATTGGCTGGAATCCATGAATTTGTTTGTTCAAAAAGAGATTTTTTTTTCAATCAATGGTTTTAATGAGAAACTCGTGACATGTGAAGATGTCGATTTCTGTTATAGGCTCAAGGAGTATGGAAGTATCATTTCTGATAAAAAAATAAAAGTCGTTCATCTCGGAGAGGCTGAAACAGTGCGCGAGTTTTTCAAAAAGGAAATATGGAGGGGAAGGAGCAACCTGGCTGGTATTCTGAGCCATGGTTTTTCTCTTAATGAGATGACAAGTCTTTCAATTCCTTTTTATTTTGGCCTGTTCCTTCCTGTAACCCTTGTGATATTCATATTTAATTTTGATCATAGCTGGTTATGGATATGGGTTGTAATTTATCTCCTGCCAACTATAGCCCTGCTTTTAAAATTAAGGAAAAAAAAGATCACATTTAAAAATTTGGGGCGTCTGCTATTCCTGGTACAGGTCTATTTTTTTTCAAGGACAGTTGCTGTTTTAAAAAAAACATAA
- a CDS encoding DUF3473 domain-containing protein codes for MLDFNKRMTHSKLNILITVDLEDWFQVENFKQYIPFSSWSERKLRVEKNAHMLLDLFDSSETSGKIEISRLNYADINSNQHPVINNDHQASFIKPSVSNKIRATFFILGWIADRLPQLVQEIERRGHEVASHGYRHDLCTSQTKLDLQNDLIKSKHILEDLTGKAVLGYRAPSFVINQDMLKIIQGCGFLYDSSYNSFTLHDRYGHIDIPKDQNKRLAFELIDNFYEIPVSNLIVANQVLPWGGGGYFRLIPFFIYSLGVKLNLKKNDGFVFYIHPWELDPEQPRVKEAAPFLRFRHYTNLKKTETKLKKFINAFNECNFITCQQYIHYNSKQ; via the coding sequence ATGTTAGATTTTAATAAACGGATGACACACTCTAAACTAAATATCCTGATAACCGTTGACCTTGAAGACTGGTTTCAGGTTGAAAATTTCAAACAATATATCCCTTTTTCATCATGGTCTGAGCGAAAATTAAGGGTAGAAAAAAATGCTCACATGCTTCTTGATCTTTTTGATTCAAGTGAAACCAGTGGAAAAATAGAAATTAGTAGACTGAATTATGCAGATATAAACTCGAATCAACATCCGGTTATCAACAATGACCACCAAGCATCGTTTATCAAGCCTTCGGTATCAAATAAAATTAGAGCTACTTTCTTTATTTTAGGCTGGATAGCTGATCGCCTGCCGCAGCTCGTACAGGAAATAGAACGCAGGGGTCATGAGGTTGCTTCCCATGGCTACAGACATGATCTATGCACCAGCCAAACTAAGCTTGATTTGCAGAATGATCTCATTAAGAGCAAGCATATATTAGAAGATCTAACAGGGAAAGCCGTACTGGGATATCGCGCTCCCAGCTTTGTAATAAATCAAGATATGTTGAAGATTATTCAGGGATGCGGATTTCTGTATGACTCAAGTTACAATTCGTTCACACTGCATGACAGATATGGTCATATTGATATCCCAAAAGATCAAAATAAAAGGTTAGCTTTTGAATTAATCGATAATTTTTATGAAATCCCGGTCAGTAATCTGATCGTTGCTAATCAGGTCCTACCATGGGGTGGAGGCGGGTATTTCAGGCTAATACCATTTTTTATATATAGTTTAGGTGTAAAGCTTAATCTTAAAAAAAATGATGGATTTGTTTTTTATATTCATCCATGGGAATTAGATCCTGAACAACCCCGTGTAAAGGAAGCGGCACCTTTCTTAAGGTTCAGGCATTATACTAATTTGAAAAAAACAGAAACTAAACTTAAAAAATTTATTAATGCTTTCAATGAGTGCAATTTCATCACCTGTCAACAATATATTCATTATAATAGTAAGCAATAA
- a CDS encoding FemAB family PEP-CTERM system-associated protein, which produces MIEGVYGHKTFYLIAMDSSKIKNGKSEQKSKFYNNNSNIAGILPLTHLNSIIFNNSLISIPFFDLGGVLADNEDIEKELILEAVNIGQELKVDNIELRHTKPLNFIQDLRLKNQNLGYETRAHKVRMLLQLPDSSGELMKSFKSKLRSQINKPVKEGLKSKTGGIELLDDFYQVFTVNMRDLGSPVHSKKILEKVLVEFSESARMVIVYKGTLPLAGSIIIGFNKILENPWASSLRDYSRLSPNMLLYWTMLEYACDNEFEIFDFGRSSPDEGTYRFKEQWGATPTPLSWQYIYLNGGPQNEDKDEKSKFDAAIRYWQKLPVWVTRIIGPMIRKNIGL; this is translated from the coding sequence ATAATAGAGGGTGTATATGGGCATAAAACTTTTTATTTGATAGCAATGGATAGCTCAAAGATCAAGAATGGAAAATCAGAACAAAAATCGAAATTTTATAATAATAATTCCAATATAGCAGGTATTCTACCTCTTACACATCTTAACAGTATAATATTCAATAACAGTCTTATATCAATACCTTTCTTCGATCTTGGCGGGGTATTGGCAGATAATGAAGATATAGAAAAAGAACTGATTCTTGAAGCAGTAAATATTGGACAGGAATTAAAGGTTGATAATATAGAATTGCGACACACAAAGCCTCTGAATTTTATCCAGGATTTAAGATTAAAAAATCAAAATTTAGGCTATGAGACTCGTGCCCACAAAGTGCGTATGCTGCTTCAATTACCTGATTCATCAGGTGAACTGATGAAATCATTTAAATCCAAGTTAAGAAGCCAAATAAATAAACCTGTTAAGGAAGGTTTAAAAAGCAAGACAGGTGGTATTGAACTGCTTGATGATTTTTATCAGGTTTTTACTGTAAATATGAGAGATCTTGGATCCCCGGTTCATTCCAAAAAGATACTGGAAAAGGTCCTGGTAGAATTTTCGGAAAGTGCCAGAATGGTAATAGTATATAAGGGTACCCTTCCTCTTGCTGGAAGCATAATCATCGGATTTAATAAAATCCTGGAAAATCCCTGGGCATCATCTCTCAGAGACTACAGCCGGTTGAGCCCCAATATGCTTCTTTATTGGACAATGCTGGAATATGCCTGTGATAATGAATTTGAAATTTTTGATTTCGGGAGGTCATCACCTGATGAGGGCACCTATAGATTTAAAGAGCAGTGGGGGGCTACTCCAACCCCTCTAAGCTGGCAATATATCTATTTAAATGGTGGTCCACAGAATGAAGACAAAGATGAAAAAAGTAAATTCGATGCAGCCATCAGATACTGGCAAAAACTGCCTGTCTGGGTGACCAGGATTATTGGTCCAATGATCAGGAAGAATATAGGATTATAA
- the asnB gene encoding asparagine synthase (glutamine-hydrolyzing) produces the protein MCGIAGKYNIKTGMSVPHELIEKMCDKIEYRGPDDKGVYTAGPVGLGHRRLSILDLSDLGHQPMCSEDKTIWITFNGEIYNFLELRKKLIEKGYTFRSNCDTEVIIYLYKEYGEECLQYLRGMFAFAIWDSERSILFMARDRIGKKPLFYYYNGNVLIFASEIKSIFEDKIVQKNINYEALNDYFKYLYVPDPKTIYQNIYKLEPGHFLICSKDGIKNHEYWDIKFDNVKTQSLHDTSNELLSVLEKSVNLRMISDVPLGAFLSGGIDSSAIVALMSKQQDTPVKTCSIGFDSTKYDEVEFARIIAKKFGTEHHEFTVKENAEQVLKKLTYFFDEPFADSSSVPTYFVSKLAKQKVTVALSGDGGDENFAGYEKYYLDDIENRIRSKIPRTARTLFLPFLSRLIAPFNNDLFKKGSTLLKTLSYESDYGFFLTNTDFDDSILKKVLNEDTIRKIGDYDPFSVTSYYYNKADTDNHLSKILYTDLKTYLPGDILVKVDRMSMANSLEVRAPILDHKVIEFAASITPEYKYNRGNKKYILKEAFNGILPNEVIYRKKTGFSVPLAEWLRGELKNMASQSLFNKNAGINHFFKMDEIKKLWNTHLLKKRNYSGILWSLFMFELWFQEFIE, from the coding sequence ATGTGTGGAATAGCCGGCAAATATAATATCAAAACGGGCATGTCTGTACCTCATGAACTTATTGAAAAGATGTGTGATAAAATAGAGTACAGGGGGCCTGATGATAAAGGAGTATACACAGCAGGACCTGTTGGGTTGGGTCACAGAAGATTAAGTATCCTGGATCTTTCCGACCTAGGTCATCAGCCTATGTGCTCAGAAGATAAAACAATATGGATAACCTTTAATGGGGAAATTTATAATTTTTTAGAACTAAGAAAAAAACTGATTGAGAAGGGATATACTTTCAGAAGTAACTGTGACACAGAAGTGATAATATATCTTTATAAAGAATACGGAGAGGAGTGCCTTCAGTATCTTCGCGGGATGTTTGCCTTTGCAATCTGGGACAGTGAGCGATCTATCCTATTTATGGCTCGAGATAGAATTGGTAAAAAGCCTTTGTTCTATTATTATAATGGCAATGTTCTAATATTTGCATCTGAAATAAAATCCATATTTGAAGATAAAATAGTCCAGAAGAATATAAATTATGAGGCGCTCAATGATTATTTCAAATATTTATACGTGCCTGATCCAAAGACCATATATCAAAATATTTATAAACTTGAACCTGGACATTTTCTTATTTGTTCAAAGGATGGAATAAAAAATCACGAATACTGGGATATTAAGTTTGATAATGTCAAAACTCAGAGTCTACATGATACATCAAATGAACTGTTGAGCGTCCTTGAAAAGAGCGTAAATTTGAGAATGATAAGTGATGTGCCTTTAGGCGCATTTTTAAGCGGAGGTATTGATTCAAGTGCAATCGTTGCATTAATGTCAAAACAGCAGGACACGCCGGTTAAAACATGTTCCATAGGATTTGATTCGACAAAGTATGACGAAGTTGAGTTTGCTAGAATTATTGCAAAAAAATTTGGCACAGAGCACCATGAGTTTACTGTTAAAGAAAATGCCGAACAGGTACTGAAAAAGCTAACATACTTTTTTGATGAACCTTTCGCAGATTCCTCATCAGTGCCGACTTATTTTGTGTCCAAACTTGCAAAGCAGAAGGTAACAGTAGCCCTGTCAGGGGATGGTGGTGACGAAAACTTTGCCGGATATGAAAAATATTATCTTGATGATATAGAAAATAGAATAAGGTCAAAAATTCCCCGCACAGCCAGGACTCTATTTTTGCCTTTTTTGTCTCGCCTGATAGCCCCATTTAATAACGATCTTTTTAAAAAGGGATCAACGCTCCTGAAAACACTGAGCTATGAATCTGATTATGGTTTTTTTCTAACTAATACGGATTTTGATGATAGCATTTTAAAAAAGGTGTTGAATGAGGATACAATAAGGAAAATTGGAGACTATGATCCATTTTCTGTGACAAGTTACTACTACAATAAAGCTGATACAGATAATCATCTGTCAAAAATTCTTTATACTGATTTAAAAACCTATCTTCCGGGTGATATACTGGTTAAAGTAGACAGGATGAGTATGGCAAATTCTCTGGAGGTAAGGGCGCCTATTCTTGATCATAAAGTTATCGAATTCGCCGCTTCTATCACTCCTGAATATAAATATAACAGAGGAAATAAAAAATATATTTTGAAAGAAGCTTTTAATGGAATATTGCCCAATGAAGTGATTTATAGAAAAAAGACAGGATTTTCTGTCCCTCTGGCCGAGTGGCTTAGGGGGGAGTTGAAAAACATGGCCAGCCAGAGTCTTTTTAATAAAAATGCAGGCATTAATCATTTTTTTAAAATGGATGAAATCAAAAAGTTATGGAATACACACCTGTTAAAAAAAAGAAACTATTCTGGTATTCTTTGGAGTTTGTTCATGTTTGAATTATGGTTTCAGGAATTTATAGAGTGA